The stretch of DNA CAAATCATATATGATTCCGCCATCCCACCCGTAAGAGTGGTGATCACTAAGCCCAACATCAACGTTCGCCACAAGAGAGACCACGAGGCCAGGATCGTGCTGACTAATCCTCCAGCAGCTGATGGAATGAATCCTAGTGTCGTGACGTTAACAATCCAGCGATACCAGACGGGTGCTTGCCAATTCACATGCACGAGAGGGAGGACATAATTCCTTGTGAAACACCACGCCTGATAGGTCACGATGACACCCAGAACAATTGCGAAAGCAAACAGCACCAGCGTTCTCAGCCACCACCAGAAGTTCATTGTCCTGATCCCCGGCAGAATGACTGATCGTGTTGCCTTTACTGATCAGGAACACACCCTTAGACCACCGGCTTACGACCAACATAGACATAATGCGGTGCTCTCACAAACGGCATGTAAGGCACTTTGCCACGCCGCTCGCTGAGGACGACTGTCTCCAGATGGCTTTGCAGGTAGGGCAGATGATCGCCCGAAAGAAAGACGTTGTCTGTCGCAAACCAGATCTGCCAGAAGTGACGTGTCGACCACACATGACGCACATTCCCTTCGGGGGGATATTTGCGGCTGACATAGAAATCGACAATTCCCAGCACCCCCCCCGGCTTCAGCATTCGAATGGCCTGATCGACCGCCTTATGCCAATCCGGGATCATCGTCAGCGAATACGAAAACGTCACCACATCGGCCATGCCTTCTGGTGGCAAAAAGGTCGTGGCGTCGTGATGAATCGCCTTGACGTTCTGCCAGCCGCGCTGCTCAATCCGTGCCTGAGCGACTTTAAGCAACGAACTGGAGAGATCGACCAGGTAGACATTCGAAAACTCGTTAAGCCGCTCGCCCCAGTTCTCGGCGTTTTCTCCAGTTCCTGCACCCAGATCCACCCACACACCACCGGGAGGTGCAGGTAACTGGTCGAACAGATCCTTTTTGCCATGCAGCAATCTTTTGCGGAAAGAATCGTAGCCAGAGGCCTGACCTTTATAGAAATCTTCGAGCCGCTCTTCGTGTGTCTGCCCGCGACCTTGCCGCACAATCATGTGCCAGAGGATTTTCATATCGCTCCAGAAGCTGCCGGAACTCGCGGCAGAGACAGGCGATGTGGAATGGGATGAGGCGGTATTCACAGGTGAATTGGCAGGGGAAGTGGTCATAAATTTCTCAGGCTTTGTTATCAAGCAGCATGGCTCGATGGCATCTGGCATGTGGTGACTGTTGGCAAGTGGTAACTGTTGGCAAGTGGTAACTGTGTGCCATGCTTGCGGCTCTGAGCAAGCATGTCTTCAGTGTTGTTATTGCTTCATTTCCTATTGTGATCAAAGGAGTGGCTTCAGACGATCAACCACCTGGCAAATGATCTCATCCGCCTAGTGTCAACTGCAGACATCATCCCTGCAACTGGACGGAAAGATTTCACACGGGTTGAGGAAACTCCCTTGATGGAACAGTTTTGCGGGGAAGGATTCATCTTACGCGGGTGGTTCGTCTTTCTTCTGCTGTTGTCGCTTGATCTCGAGCAGTTTTTCATAGGTCGATTTGGCAGCACCTGGTGATGGCTTTTCGGTCTGCGTTTTATCTGAAGTGGGGGGAGTCTTTGCAGATGGTGATGGCGGTGGAGTCACCGGTGGCTTGCGAATGACGGGTGGCCGCTGGGGTGGTGTTTTCCGCGATGACAATACCTCAGCGGCAGGTTTTCCGGTCTCAGTGGTTGTCTGCTGCGAACCGGACTTTTTCTGATCGAGCAAGGTTGACATGGTCGAGGTGACTTCCCGGCGGGGTCTGAACCAGCCTTCCACGACAGACCAATCCCACTGAATGCGCCTCAAACCGACATCGAGGGGGACAAGACAGGCCAGCGCCACAAGAAACCAGTCAAAAATTGGACGTGAACTCTGGCGGGGTTCGCGCTCTTTCGGGAAGAGTTCGTCACTTTCTGGATCACCCGTCAAGACGCGCCCACCTGTCCTTTGGGCAATCTCTTCGAGTAACTGGCGATTCGATCCAAACCGCAGATATTCCGGCGAGTAGGCCAGCACGAATCCGCCAAACGTCGATTCCTTCCGCTCAGCCGGTTGACCGTCCACGCCGATTTTTGTTCCCGCACCTGCCACCGAAACGTAGTAGCGGCCTTGCCCCCAGAGCGGAACCAGCGCCTGATAGCGACGCGGCCCCACCTGCCGGAAAGTGAGGCTTTCCGAACGATCATTCGGGCCACCGACGCGTCCGGAGATTTCCAGAAAGCCCTCTTCCGGGGCAAAATCTTCGACAATAACGACTCCCTGCGCTCCTTCGACATACGTGCTCAAGCGGAGTTGTGTGTCTTTGCGGATGCGGGCGATATCCGTGGTGAGCTGATTGAGGAAATCCTCATACTTGCCCCATGCCACCCAGTCCTTTCCCCAATTCTTGCCAAGTTCCGAAGTGAAAGCCGCCGTCTTCCCTAACCCGTGCTGGCGAATCGCCAGAAGTGGATCCAGCTGCGACTCTTCCTCTTTCGAACCGGGCGGAACTTTGAGCACAACCTGAGCATCGGGCTTGGCGGTCGTGAGTACATACCCTTTCAACTCCGGTAATGAACTGATGCCTTTCAAAACTGGCGAACTCGAAGCAACTTCCGGGAAGAAATCGCGGTTTTGAAGCATCGACCGGCGGAGTGTCTTCGATTCTTTGATGAAGATCGCTGGTAGCTGATTCGGATTGGTCGGCTTGTAATAACGCCCGCCAGTAATTTGTGCGATCGATGTCATCGTCGGCGTATCGACATCTCCGTGTGGAAACACAGCGACGGTACTGATGGTCACTTTGGCGTCAATGAATCGCTTCAGTAGATCGGGCGAGGCTGGTGAAGGATCTCCATCGGAGATGATGATCATGTGTTTCGACGAAGCATCGCTCGCTTCGAGTCCATCGATTCCCAGTTGCATCGTCTGCTGAAAACTGGGCATATCACCAATCTCGGCCGAGTTAATCAGCAACGACAGCTCTTCGTACTTTCCTGCGGGTGTGAGTTCAAAAATCCATTTCTCACCATCGTTGTAGTCATAGGCCAGAACGCCCACTTCATCCTGTTCGCCCAGAACCTTAATGGCCTGCTTGGTGATTCGCTTGCCCCAGGTATTTCCTTCCGGGAATTCACAGGTATGCAGAATGATGGCCAGTGCTCCCTTAGGAAGCACCTTCTTTTGTGTGATATCCATCGTGACGGGAAGTATCTCTTCGACAGCCGTCCGGTGATATCCCCCGGGGCCAAAGCTCCCTGGCCCACCGACCATCAGAAAGCCAGTTCCCAGATCGAAAACACTGTCCTTGAGTGCCTGCAATTGAACGCCATCGAACTCATTGGCCGGGACATTGACAAACAAGATCGAGTCGTAAGGAATCAGTGAGGAAGGGTCTCGCGGAAAGTCGACTCCAGCCATCACATCGACCTGTTTTTTGGCCTTGTTGAGAGTTTCGACCAGTGGTTCCCAATCGAGTGGATTCCCCGTGGGATCGTAAACAACGAGGATTTTCCCCTCCCCTTCGACGACAATCCCACCCATGGCCATATTGTTTTGCGCCAGGCTGTCAGCTTCTGCCTCGGGTTCAATGGTGGCGGTATATTCATAGTATCCGGGCCGGCGTAAGGCGAGCGGGACTGCCAGGCGTGTCTTCCCTTCGCGATACGAAATCGTTTCTTCCACAATCGGCTGGCCGTTCTCGCGAACAACCAGCTTGCCCTGACCAGCCGACAAGGCCGAGACGATCACCGCCGCTTCATAGGTCTCGCCAATCTTGACGTTGCTCGGAAGATCAATTCGCTCGACCCAGACCTCATGTTCGTAGTCATATTCAATAGGCACCACATCGACAGAAATCTTGCGGGATTTCAGTTCGTCGAGAATCCGGTCGAGACTCCCTTCAGTCTGAGATCCATCGGAAAACAGTACAATCTTCCCCGCCTGATCATCCGGCAGCATGGCACTTGAAAGGGAAAGTGCCTGCTCGATATTGGTGGCATCACCACGAATATCGGTATTGAGTGCCTCGGCCAGAAACGTGGTACGAGGTGGTAATTCCACAGCCGCGTTACGCCCGAAGACTGACAGCCCGGCTTCATCGCGAGCCGGTTTCTTTGTGACAGTTTCTGCAATATAGCGCAGCACCTGATCCTTGGCTGAGCGGCCGATCGAATCGGACGTATCCAGCACATACATCAGTGATTGTCGGTCGTTCTCACGAACAGCGCGGGGTTCAGCCAGCAGAAATGCCAGAACTCCGACCATTGCCAGACGAACCCACAGTGCCATCCAGGATCGCAGCCAAGGTAAGCCCGGCATCCCCGCCATGTGCAGCCACCAGACCCAAACACTCAATAGCACCAGCGAGAGTGACCATGGCCGGGTCAATAGCAACACCCGACTGGCCTCCAGCCAGAAGACAATGCCCACGGTCAAGGCCATCGAAATGAGTAATGGCGCAACAGTCCAAGGCGTCACTGGCTTGCGAGCCGGTGGAAAAAGTCGCATCAGCAGGTACTGTGCTTGTTGCCACATCACTTAGAAAAATCTTGACCACTCAAGGAAAAACGAATCTGCCGAATCGTGCCATGAAAATGGCTTGGTGAATACCCTGAATCTCCGGCTTTCAACGAGAAATTTTCCAGCAGATAATCCGGCGATTTCCCGTATCGGCCACATACAGCCTTCCCTCGGGATCGTAACACACTCCCCAGGGAGTCCGCAGTGGTTCGGCAGCAAAACCTCGTCCCAGAAGTTCACCATTCGCGGAAAGCCTCGTCACCTGCCCGCTTGCATATTCGACAATCCAGAAATCAATCGCTTTTCCTGCCTCTCTTGAACCTGAGGCAATGTCATAAGGATAAGCCAGTTCGGCCTGGTTAAAATCGTTTTGCAGGAGCTTCCCCGTCTGTGCATCAAAGACCTGCACCCGACTGTTGAAGGCATCGACAATGTAGAGTCGGTTCTCTGACCAGACGACACCGCTGGGCCTTTGAAATTCTCCCGGCCCCAGACCAAACCGACCCATTTCCAGCACCATCTGGCCCTCGGTTGTCAGCTTCTGACAGCGATCATTCGAGCCGTACTCGCAAACATACAGAAAGCCTTCCGGGTCTTGTGTAATCGCCACCGGATAAATGAACTCCGCTGGCCCTTTCCCTTCCTGCCCAAAGGTGTGGCTGAGAGTTCCATCGGGATGAAAAATCACCACTCGGTGATAGTGCGTATCTGCGACGGCAATCCGCCCGTCATTCAGCACACAGATCCCTTCGGCTTTCCCGACCGAATACTCGGGCATGTGCCACTTCCGCACGAGCTGATGCTCGCGGTCATACACGAGCACACGGCCGGCTGTATCGAGCACCAGCAATTCCCCTGCGGAGGAAACACATAATCCGCGTGGCGCGGGAACAAGTGGCCCATCGGCCGGGAGCATCCAGCGCGTTTCCTCTGCGATGGCCACCCGGGGTTCATCAGCTTTCCAGCAACCAGATAAGTTGAGCAGCAGCGCAATGAAGAGCAGCAGTGGCAGCCACCGCAATCTCACACGGCTCCCAACCGGTGGAAAACTTCGCTGCCCGGCAACCCACAGAGTTCTTGATGTTTTTGGGCCATCTTCCATTCTGCGGGCATCAGGTTGGGTTGCCTGTTCTCGAAGAGCACGCAGTTCCAGCATAGAGAGCGGCCCGACGGTCTCCAGACTCTCCATCACAATGGAGGAATCGCTCGCTGCCAGAACCTCGACCTGTTCAGGACGTATATTCGCATGGGGCAATTCTTCACTCCACCAGAGTGATTGCTCTGTCTTCGAGAACCAATTGGTCGCCCCCAGCATCCAGGCCACTTCCTGCGTCTCTGGTGATCGGTAAACGTCGACAGGCCGACCACTGGCCACCAATTTTCCCTCTTCGAGGATCAATAGATGATCGGCACATCCCAGCACGAGTTCCGGCTGATGAGTGCTGTAGATCACATTCGTCTGTTGTTCCTTCCAAAAACCAGTCAAACTCTTCCAGAGTGAATGTGTCAGACTCGCCTGCAGATGAACGCAAGGTTCATCGAGGACAAGCACCGGTGCTTTCGAAATGACGGCTCGCGCCAGGCTCAGCCGGGATTGTTCGCCTTGCGAGAGCTGGCTGGGCAACCGATGTGCAGGGTGGAGTTCAAACAGTGAAATCCAGTCTTCCACCTGTGCCTGGCTTGAACCAACTGGGGCTGTGGCCTGCAAATGCTCGGCAATCGTCAAGTCGGGCCAGAGCCCGAAATCTGCAGGCATCCAGGCGATCGACAGAGTCAAGGGTTCATGGATTGCTTGATTGTGAGCCGTTTGATTCCAGAGGAGCTTCCCGGAACTCGGCTCTTCGAAGCCAGCCAGCAGATTCAATAGCGTCGTCTTCC from Planctopirus ephydatiae encodes:
- a CDS encoding class I SAM-dependent methyltransferase is translated as MKILWHMIVRQGRGQTHEERLEDFYKGQASGYDSFRKRLLHGKKDLFDQLPAPPGGVWVDLGAGTGENAENWGERLNEFSNVYLVDLSSSLLKVAQARIEQRGWQNVKAIHHDATTFLPPEGMADVVTFSYSLTMIPDWHKAVDQAIRMLKPGGVLGIVDFYVSRKYPPEGNVRHVWSTRHFWQIWFATDNVFLSGDHLPYLQSHLETVVLSERRGKVPYMPFVRAPHYVYVGRKPVV
- a CDS encoding VWA domain-containing protein, whose protein sequence is MWQQAQYLLMRLFPPARKPVTPWTVAPLLISMALTVGIVFWLEASRVLLLTRPWSLSLVLLSVWVWWLHMAGMPGLPWLRSWMALWVRLAMVGVLAFLLAEPRAVRENDRQSLMYVLDTSDSIGRSAKDQVLRYIAETVTKKPARDEAGLSVFGRNAAVELPPRTTFLAEALNTDIRGDATNIEQALSLSSAMLPDDQAGKIVLFSDGSQTEGSLDRILDELKSRKISVDVVPIEYDYEHEVWVERIDLPSNVKIGETYEAAVIVSALSAGQGKLVVRENGQPIVEETISYREGKTRLAVPLALRRPGYYEYTATIEPEAEADSLAQNNMAMGGIVVEGEGKILVVYDPTGNPLDWEPLVETLNKAKKQVDVMAGVDFPRDPSSLIPYDSILFVNVPANEFDGVQLQALKDSVFDLGTGFLMVGGPGSFGPGGYHRTAVEEILPVTMDITQKKVLPKGALAIILHTCEFPEGNTWGKRITKQAIKVLGEQDEVGVLAYDYNDGEKWIFELTPAGKYEELSLLINSAEIGDMPSFQQTMQLGIDGLEASDASSKHMIIISDGDPSPASPDLLKRFIDAKVTISTVAVFPHGDVDTPTMTSIAQITGGRYYKPTNPNQLPAIFIKESKTLRRSMLQNRDFFPEVASSSPVLKGISSLPELKGYVLTTAKPDAQVVLKVPPGSKEEESQLDPLLAIRQHGLGKTAAFTSELGKNWGKDWVAWGKYEDFLNQLTTDIARIRKDTQLRLSTYVEGAQGVVIVEDFAPEEGFLEISGRVGGPNDRSESLTFRQVGPRRYQALVPLWGQGRYYVSVAGAGTKIGVDGQPAERKESTFGGFVLAYSPEYLRFGSNRQLLEEIAQRTGGRVLTGDPESDELFPKEREPRQSSRPIFDWFLVALACLVPLDVGLRRIQWDWSVVEGWFRPRREVTSTMSTLLDQKKSGSQQTTTETGKPAAEVLSSRKTPPQRPPVIRKPPVTPPPSPSAKTPPTSDKTQTEKPSPGAAKSTYEKLLEIKRQQQKKDEPPA
- a CDS encoding ATP-binding cassette domain-containing protein → MSAPSGLCQLDHVLALARTVPASARRERLETITTTIPCGLTAIMGPSGAGKTTLLNLLAGFEEPSSGKLLWNQTAHNQAIHEPLTLSIAWMPADFGLWPDLTIAEHLQATAPVGSSQAQVEDWISLFELHPAHRLPSQLSQGEQSRLSLARAVISKAPVLVLDEPCVHLQASLTHSLWKSLTGFWKEQQTNVIYSTHQPELVLGCADHLLILEEGKLVASGRPVDVYRSPETQEVAWMLGATNWFSKTEQSLWWSEELPHANIRPEQVEVLAASDSSIVMESLETVGPLSMLELRALREQATQPDARRMEDGPKTSRTLWVAGQRSFPPVGSRVRLRWLPLLLFIALLLNLSGCWKADEPRVAIAEETRWMLPADGPLVPAPRGLCVSSAGELLVLDTAGRVLVYDREHQLVRKWHMPEYSVGKAEGICVLNDGRIAVADTHYHRVVIFHPDGTLSHTFGQEGKGPAEFIYPVAITQDPEGFLYVCEYGSNDRCQKLTTEGQMVLEMGRFGLGPGEFQRPSGVVWSENRLYIVDAFNSRVQVFDAQTGKLLQNDFNQAELAYPYDIASGSREAGKAIDFWIVEYASGQVTRLSANGELLGRGFAAEPLRTPWGVCYDPEGRLYVADTGNRRIICWKISR